Proteins co-encoded in one Kribbella qitaiheensis genomic window:
- a CDS encoding magnesium and cobalt transport protein CorA, producing MTGRRWDMGATRRVGRVFARRAGSGPAPLDLVGSGKLDGALVDWAFYRDGRRDTKIGSYVDALTRARRDDGFVWIGLFQPNEQQLAVIGSEFGLHPLALEDATEAHQRPKLERYDDTLFAVLKTVRYVPHGTLTATSEVVETGEVMIFCGPGFVITVRHGDHGELKGLRQHLEKEPKRLAAGPGGVLHAITDHVVDSYLEVADAVQADIDVIETEMFSPRGWRNIERVYQLKREVLELKRAVAPLTGPMRALSTGRHPLIADETRNYFRDVDDHLLRVKEQVISFDELLSSILQAGLAQVQVAENEDMRRISAWVAILAVPTMIAGIYGMNFDYIPGLNSPSGYFVCLAVMGAACALLYGLFKRNRWL from the coding sequence ATGACCGGGCGGAGGTGGGACATGGGCGCGACACGCCGGGTGGGACGCGTGTTCGCGCGCCGCGCCGGCAGCGGACCGGCGCCGCTCGACCTGGTCGGCAGCGGCAAGCTGGACGGTGCCCTGGTCGACTGGGCGTTCTACCGCGACGGGCGCCGCGACACGAAGATCGGCTCGTACGTTGACGCGCTCACCCGGGCCCGGCGGGACGACGGCTTTGTCTGGATCGGCCTGTTCCAGCCGAACGAGCAGCAGCTGGCCGTGATCGGCTCCGAGTTCGGACTGCATCCCCTGGCCCTGGAGGACGCTACCGAGGCACACCAGCGGCCGAAGCTGGAGCGGTACGACGACACGCTCTTCGCAGTACTGAAGACCGTTCGGTACGTGCCGCACGGGACCCTCACCGCGACCAGCGAGGTGGTCGAGACCGGTGAGGTGATGATCTTCTGCGGGCCTGGCTTCGTGATCACCGTGCGGCACGGCGACCACGGCGAGCTGAAGGGTCTCCGGCAGCACCTGGAGAAGGAACCCAAACGGCTCGCCGCCGGCCCGGGTGGCGTCCTGCACGCGATCACGGACCACGTGGTGGACAGCTATCTGGAGGTCGCCGACGCGGTCCAGGCCGACATCGACGTGATCGAGACGGAGATGTTCAGCCCGCGCGGCTGGCGCAACATCGAGCGGGTCTACCAGCTCAAACGCGAGGTGCTCGAGCTGAAGCGGGCGGTGGCCCCGCTGACCGGGCCGATGCGGGCACTGTCGACCGGGCGGCATCCCTTGATCGCCGACGAGACCAGGAACTACTTCCGCGACGTCGACGATCACCTGCTCCGGGTGAAGGAGCAGGTGATCTCGTTCGACGAGCTGCTCAGCTCGATCCTGCAGGCCGGTCTCGCCCAGGTGCAGGTCGCGGAGAACGAGGACATGCGCCGGATCTCTGCCTGGGTCGCGATCCTGGCCGTGCCGACGATGATCGCGGGCATCTACGGGATGAACTTCGACTACATCCCGGGGCTCAATTCGCCGTCGGGGTACTTCGTCTGTCTCGCGGTGATGGGAGCGGCGTGCGCGCTGCTCTACGGACTGTTCAAGCGCAACCGCTGGCTGTGA